The following are encoded in a window of Kitasatospora sp. NBC_01250 genomic DNA:
- a CDS encoding WD40 repeat domain-containing protein gives MSEIDGSASTGTADAGSVGTGAVGTVDAGLRLTGAGADHLPGGATEVFLGLDGAFRVTAGALVRTGTTDTAFLRRVATELRAAPAGAPAGAAPAGAAARGLTTTGIPGNADAVWRDGTAHPVPAFAALLDALAARVLRPADPAALPAALLRLDPVGASADAGRAVAAIGVVRGRAAYALAEQDGSFGLTALDDAQPLGGSGPDAGLLPTAVALGATAGRELFAVGGADGAVQVWDAVSGAVLHGTSGGEGAQAVAVGLVQDVPLAFSGGADGGDVRAMRADAGQALGTLSVNGNGADVLCAARCADLDLLAAAGQDGVIRVWNVASGTQLHLLVGHVGPVAALAVLSLGDQAVLASGGADRRIRLWDLATGEPVAELDGHTATVTGLAFTELADRPVLASCALDGTVRTWDVRRAEALHGWPVGEEWLTGIVAVASGAGPVLVVGQQNGRLSRWVAATGSTLGEFTVPGAAAHPVTALAGGELTGRPVLAVGYGDGTLRLWEAGIGVELYALAPDGGPITSLAIGQGGPDGAVLVCGTAAGAVRSHALTNGAPLPVPAPHAGPVTGLAFRTGGGEATALVSAGADGTLRVRSALDGTPLLQVATGQDGITALAAGEADGHLLLATAGRDRTVRLWHGVSGQAGPVCEGLGAAAETVTFGVFGGRPVVIAGGADGSVLVWAVHDGSRIASLTGGASSVRTLVAQDLDGETLLAAGDEQGTLRLWHLPSGTLLNEAGLAQAALAISFADTGLTVVGPGGVTTL, from the coding sequence ATGTCGGAGATCGACGGATCAGCCAGCACCGGCACAGCCGACGCCGGATCGGTCGGCACCGGAGCGGTCGGCACGGTCGATGCCGGCCTTCGGCTGACCGGCGCAGGCGCCGACCACCTGCCGGGTGGCGCCACCGAGGTGTTCCTCGGCCTGGACGGCGCGTTCCGCGTGACCGCCGGGGCCCTGGTCCGCACGGGCACCACCGACACCGCGTTCCTGCGCCGGGTCGCCACCGAGCTGCGCGCCGCACCCGCCGGCGCACCGGCGGGTGCGGCCCCGGCCGGTGCCGCGGCACGCGGCCTGACCACCACCGGCATCCCCGGGAACGCCGACGCGGTGTGGCGCGACGGCACCGCCCACCCGGTGCCCGCGTTCGCCGCGCTGCTCGACGCGCTGGCCGCCCGGGTGCTGCGGCCGGCCGACCCGGCGGCGCTGCCCGCCGCCCTGCTGCGCCTCGACCCGGTCGGGGCGTCGGCCGACGCCGGCCGGGCGGTGGCCGCGATCGGCGTCGTGCGCGGTCGCGCGGCCTACGCGCTGGCCGAGCAGGACGGTTCGTTCGGCCTCACCGCCCTGGACGACGCCCAGCCGCTGGGCGGCTCGGGCCCGGATGCGGGGCTGCTGCCGACCGCGGTGGCGCTCGGTGCCACGGCCGGCCGCGAGCTGTTCGCGGTCGGCGGTGCGGACGGCGCGGTGCAGGTCTGGGACGCCGTCTCGGGCGCGGTGCTGCACGGGACTTCGGGCGGCGAGGGCGCGCAGGCCGTGGCGGTGGGCCTGGTCCAGGACGTGCCGCTGGCCTTCTCCGGCGGCGCCGACGGGGGTGACGTGCGGGCGATGCGCGCCGACGCCGGCCAGGCGCTCGGCACCCTCTCGGTCAACGGGAACGGCGCCGACGTGCTGTGCGCCGCCCGCTGCGCCGACCTCGACCTGCTGGCGGCGGCGGGCCAGGACGGCGTGATCCGGGTCTGGAACGTGGCCTCCGGGACGCAACTGCACCTGCTGGTCGGACACGTCGGACCGGTGGCCGCGCTCGCGGTGCTGAGCCTGGGCGACCAGGCGGTGCTGGCCTCGGGCGGGGCGGACCGGCGGATCCGGCTCTGGGACCTGGCGACCGGCGAGCCGGTGGCCGAGCTCGACGGCCACACCGCGACCGTCACCGGGCTCGCCTTCACCGAGCTGGCGGACCGTCCGGTGCTGGCCTCCTGCGCGCTGGACGGCACGGTCCGCACCTGGGACGTGCGCCGGGCCGAAGCCCTGCACGGCTGGCCGGTGGGCGAGGAGTGGCTGACCGGCATCGTCGCCGTCGCCTCGGGCGCCGGCCCGGTGCTGGTGGTCGGGCAGCAGAACGGCCGGCTCTCGCGCTGGGTCGCGGCGACCGGCTCGACGCTGGGCGAGTTCACCGTCCCGGGCGCGGCGGCCCACCCGGTCACCGCGCTGGCGGGTGGTGAGCTGACCGGCCGTCCGGTGCTGGCGGTGGGGTACGGCGACGGCACGCTGCGGCTGTGGGAGGCGGGGATCGGCGTGGAGCTCTACGCGCTCGCCCCGGACGGCGGCCCGATCACCTCGCTGGCGATCGGTCAGGGCGGCCCCGACGGAGCGGTGCTGGTCTGCGGCACGGCCGCCGGCGCCGTCCGCAGCCACGCGCTGACCAACGGCGCACCGCTCCCCGTGCCCGCGCCGCACGCGGGCCCCGTCACCGGGCTCGCCTTCCGCACCGGCGGCGGCGAAGCCACGGCGCTGGTCTCGGCGGGCGCCGACGGCACCCTGCGGGTCCGGTCGGCGCTCGACGGGACGCCACTGCTCCAGGTGGCCACCGGCCAGGACGGCATCACCGCGCTGGCCGCCGGAGAGGCCGACGGCCACCTGCTGCTGGCGACCGCGGGCCGGGACCGGACGGTGCGGCTCTGGCACGGCGTCAGCGGGCAGGCGGGCCCGGTCTGCGAGGGCCTGGGCGCAGCCGCCGAGACCGTCACATTCGGGGTCTTCGGCGGGCGTCCGGTGGTGATCGCGGGCGGTGCCGACGGGTCGGTGCTGGTCTGGGCGGTGCACGACGGGAGCCGGATCGCCTCGCTCACCGGCGGTGCGTCCTCGGTGCGCACGCTGGTCGCGCAGGACCTCGACGGTGAGACGCTGCTGGCGGCCGGCGACGAGCAGGGCACGCTGCGGCTCTGGCACCTGCCGAGCGGCACCCTGCTCAACGAGGCGGGCCTGGCCCAGGCCGCGCTCGCCATCAGCTTCGCGGACACCGGTCTCACGGTGGTCGGCCCGGGCGGGGTCACCACGCTCTGA
- a CDS encoding class I SAM-dependent methyltransferase — translation MFSDAEVAALYDLLNPWDPDRRPGDRFYFPLIMAADSVLDVGCGTGAMLHVARDHGHRGRLVGLDPDRAALDRARRRGDIEWVEGTAAEASSGTGFDLAVMTGHAFQNLLTDDELRTSLAAIHAALRPDGCFAFETRHPQARAWEGWTSANPEDIADVVTESGRHLRYWHDVDSVTGDVVAFHGTVAEPDGTVLRELHESLRFLDVAALGGFLAEAGFAIEAQYGDWEGGPIDAASREIITLARRG, via the coding sequence ATGTTCTCGGATGCCGAAGTCGCCGCGCTGTACGACCTGTTGAACCCCTGGGATCCGGACCGGCGGCCCGGGGACCGCTTCTACTTCCCGCTGATCATGGCCGCGGACTCGGTCCTGGACGTCGGCTGCGGCACCGGCGCGATGCTGCACGTCGCCCGCGACCACGGCCACCGCGGCCGCCTCGTCGGCCTCGACCCGGACCGCGCCGCGCTGGACCGCGCCCGCCGCCGCGGCGACATCGAGTGGGTCGAGGGCACCGCGGCCGAGGCGAGCAGCGGCACCGGTTTCGACCTCGCCGTGATGACCGGCCACGCCTTCCAGAACCTGCTCACCGACGACGAGCTGCGCACCTCGCTCGCCGCGATCCACGCCGCCCTGCGCCCTGACGGCTGCTTCGCCTTCGAGACCCGGCACCCGCAGGCCCGGGCCTGGGAGGGCTGGACCTCGGCAAACCCGGAGGACATCGCCGACGTCGTCACCGAGAGCGGCCGGCACCTGCGCTACTGGCACGACGTCGACTCGGTGACCGGCGACGTGGTCGCCTTCCACGGAACGGTGGCCGAACCGGACGGCACGGTGCTGCGCGAACTGCACGAGAGCCTGCGGTTCCTCGACGTCGCGGCGCTGGGCGGGTTCCTGGCCGAGGCCGGCTTCGCGATCGAGGCGCAGTACGGGGACTGGGAGGGCGGGCCGATCGACGCAGCCAGCCGCGAGATCATCACCCTGGCCCGCCGGGGGTGA
- a CDS encoding MOSC and FAD-binding oxidoreductase domain-containing protein, translating to MAYWREQLGSDGSGAGGAAQDFGLGVFGENFTVDGLPDDEVCIGDRYRIGQAEFEVTQPRVTCYRLGLRLDAPTLPALLVEHGRPGFYLRVITEGQVRAGDAITRTRRGPHALTVARIDALLYLPNRDRRLLEAAVDIPALSPGWRQSFQDLLAGSTGTTGATGAAPAWSGFRPLCVAAVVPESSTITSLHLAAPDQAALPPALPGQYLTVRVPGPDGVPAVRSYSLSSAPGSDRYRISVKREGAVSAFLSTRVRAGMSIEVAAPRGEFVLAPGTGPVLLISAGVGVTPVLAMLHQLAAEHGGGGSGGREVWWLHTARDAAQQAFAREAHALLNGMPAARELVFHTAPADPAEPSPVPVSHARLTARVLAELGLPSGASAYLCGPERFMADTTKALVDLGLDARRVHTELFGTLAPVNPGMRPAAQVPPHPPAGEPGTGPLVTFARSGLSARWNPATTTSLLELAEACDVPTRWSCRTGVCHTCVTEVLSGRSAYRPEPLEPPATGTLLICCSRPASDLVLDL from the coding sequence ATCGCGTACTGGCGCGAGCAGCTGGGCAGCGACGGATCGGGGGCGGGCGGTGCGGCCCAGGACTTCGGCCTCGGTGTCTTCGGCGAGAACTTCACCGTCGACGGCCTCCCCGACGACGAGGTCTGCATCGGCGACCGGTACCGCATCGGCCAGGCCGAGTTCGAGGTCACCCAGCCCCGGGTGACCTGTTACCGGCTCGGTCTGCGCCTCGACGCCCCGACCCTGCCCGCCCTGCTCGTCGAGCACGGCCGGCCCGGGTTCTACCTGCGCGTGATCACCGAGGGGCAGGTGCGGGCGGGGGACGCGATCACCCGCACCCGGCGCGGCCCGCACGCGTTGACCGTCGCCCGGATCGACGCGCTGCTGTACCTGCCGAACCGCGACCGCCGCCTGCTCGAAGCGGCCGTGGACATCCCGGCGCTCAGCCCCGGCTGGCGCCAGTCGTTCCAGGACCTGCTGGCGGGGAGCACCGGCACAACCGGGGCGACCGGGGCCGCGCCGGCCTGGAGCGGCTTCCGCCCGCTGTGCGTGGCGGCCGTGGTTCCCGAGAGCTCGACCATCACCTCCCTCCACCTCGCGGCGCCCGACCAGGCGGCGCTGCCGCCCGCGTTGCCCGGCCAGTACCTCACCGTGCGCGTCCCCGGGCCGGACGGTGTGCCGGCGGTCCGCAGCTACTCGCTCTCCTCGGCGCCCGGCAGCGACCGGTACCGCATCAGCGTCAAGCGCGAGGGCGCGGTCAGCGCCTTTCTGAGCACCCGGGTACGCGCGGGCATGAGCATCGAAGTCGCCGCACCACGCGGCGAGTTCGTGCTCGCGCCCGGCACGGGGCCGGTGCTGCTGATCTCCGCGGGCGTCGGCGTCACACCGGTGCTCGCGATGCTCCACCAGCTCGCCGCCGAACACGGCGGCGGCGGATCCGGCGGGCGCGAGGTCTGGTGGCTGCACACCGCACGTGACGCGGCGCAGCAGGCGTTCGCGCGCGAGGCGCACGCGCTGCTGAACGGGATGCCGGCTGCGCGCGAACTCGTCTTCCACACCGCACCGGCGGACCCGGCCGAGCCCTCACCGGTCCCGGTCAGCCACGCCCGCCTCACCGCGCGGGTCCTCGCGGAGCTCGGCCTGCCGAGCGGGGCCTCGGCCTACCTCTGCGGGCCCGAGCGGTTCATGGCCGACACCACCAAGGCGCTGGTCGACCTCGGTCTCGACGCGCGCCGCGTGCACACCGAGCTGTTCGGCACGCTCGCTCCCGTCAACCCGGGCATGCGTCCGGCCGCGCAGGTCCCGCCGCACCCGCCGGCCGGCGAGCCCGGCACCGGGCCGCTGGTCACCTTCGCCCGCAGCGGCCTGAGCGCGCGGTGGAACCCGGCCACGACGACCTCCCTGCTCGAACTCGCGGAGGCGTGCGACGTGCCGACCCGCTGGTCCTGCCGCACCGGTGTCTGCCACACCTGCGTCACCGAGGTGCTGTCCGGGCGGAGCGCCTACCGGCCCGAGCCGCTGGAGCCCCCGGCCACCGGCACCCTGCTCATCTGCTGTTCGCGTCCCGCCTCGGACCTGGTGCTGGACCTGTGA
- a CDS encoding 3'-5' exonuclease, which produces MDSIGAARLLNVVDVEATCWDGDQPPGAVSEIIEIGLTVVDLDAGERLARHRILVRPARSTVSEFCTELTGLTQHEVDSGVAFAEACRLLAADHHAGACPWASWGDYDRHQFTRQCESTGTPYPFGRHHTNAKAAFTEAHGLRKRPGMAHALNLAGLRLEGRHHRGEDDAWNIAALVLHLSERGAWPRSAAS; this is translated from the coding sequence ATGGACAGCATCGGCGCCGCGCGCCTCCTGAACGTCGTGGACGTCGAAGCGACCTGCTGGGACGGCGACCAACCGCCGGGCGCGGTCAGCGAGATCATCGAGATCGGGCTGACCGTCGTCGACCTGGACGCCGGCGAGCGCCTCGCCCGCCACCGGATCCTGGTGCGTCCCGCCCGGTCCACGGTCAGCGAGTTCTGCACGGAGCTGACCGGCCTCACCCAGCACGAGGTCGACAGCGGGGTCGCCTTCGCCGAGGCGTGCCGCCTGCTGGCGGCCGATCACCATGCCGGGGCCTGCCCGTGGGCCAGTTGGGGCGACTACGACCGCCACCAGTTCACCCGGCAGTGCGAGTCCACCGGCACGCCCTATCCCTTCGGTCGGCACCACACCAACGCCAAGGCCGCCTTCACCGAGGCACACGGCCTGCGCAAGCGCCCCGGCATGGCGCACGCCCTGAACCTCGCGGGGCTGCGCCTCGAAGGCCGCCACCACCGCGGCGAGGACGACGCCTGGAACATCGCCGCCCTCGTGCTCCACCTCTCCGAACGGGGAGCCTGGCCGCGGTCCGCCGCGTCCTGA
- a CDS encoding VOC family protein has product MALHWKLVIDTQNAPALADFWAAALEYTVEDPSPLVERLLAAGQIGDDAVAEHHGRRIFRGHAAIRHPADPFDDLSGTGHGRRLLFQDVPEPKPGKNRLHLDIHAGPGGLEPLAARLESLGATRLREVDRGPAGHWWIMLDPEGNEFCAAG; this is encoded by the coding sequence ATGGCACTCCACTGGAAGCTGGTCATCGACACTCAGAACGCCCCGGCGCTCGCGGACTTCTGGGCCGCCGCCCTGGAATACACCGTGGAGGACCCGAGCCCGCTCGTCGAGCGCCTGCTCGCCGCCGGGCAGATCGGCGACGACGCGGTCGCCGAGCACCACGGCCGCCGCATCTTCCGCGGCCATGCCGCCATCCGCCACCCCGCGGACCCGTTCGACGACCTGAGCGGCACCGGCCACGGCCGTCGCCTGCTCTTCCAGGACGTCCCCGAGCCCAAGCCCGGCAAGAACCGCCTCCACCTCGACATCCACGCCGGCCCCGGCGGCCTGGAGCCCCTGGCGGCCCGCCTGGAGTCCCTCGGCGCCACCCGCCTCCGCGAGGTCGACCGGGGCCCGGCCGGCCACTGGTGGATCATGCTCGACCCGGAGGGCAACGAGTTCTGCGCCGCGGGGTGA